In Clostridium swellfunianum, a genomic segment contains:
- a CDS encoding OAM dimerization domain-containing protein encodes MSGGLYSTDKRDFDKTLDLTKIKPYGDTMNDGKVQISFTLPVPDGDKAVEAAKLLAKKMGLEEPNVAHHHSLDKGFTFFVVYGSLNQTIDYTAIKVQSVDIHSMSMEETNEYIRQNIKRKVVVIGASTGTDAHTVGIDAIMNMKGFAGHYGLERYEMIEAYNLGSQVPNEEFIRKAIELKADVILVSQTVTQKNIHIQNLTNLVELLEAEGIRDKIILICGGPRITHELAKELGYDAGFGPGKYADDVATFAVSEIVSRGIV; translated from the coding sequence ATGAGCGGAGGACTTTATTCCACAGACAAAAGAGATTTTGACAAGACTTTAGATTTAACAAAGATAAAACCCTATGGTGATACTATGAACGATGGAAAAGTCCAGATTAGCTTTACTCTTCCGGTTCCTGATGGAGATAAGGCGGTGGAGGCAGCAAAGCTTTTGGCTAAGAAGATGGGACTTGAAGAACCTAATGTTGCTCATCATCATTCTTTAGATAAGGGATTTACTTTTTTCGTTGTATATGGAAGCTTAAATCAAACCATAGATTATACAGCAATAAAGGTTCAGTCTGTAGATATTCACTCCATGAGCATGGAGGAAACTAATGAGTATATAAGGCAGAATATAAAAAGAAAAGTTGTTGTAATTGGCGCTAGTACTGGAACAGATGCGCATACAGTAGGCATAGATGCCATAATGAATATGAAGGGCTTTGCAGGTCATTATGGACTTGAACGCTATGAAATGATAGAAGCTTATAACTTAGGGAGTCAGGTTCCAAATGAAGAGTTTATTAGAAAAGCTATTGAATTAAAAGCTGATGTGATTTTAGTTTCTCAGACTGTAACTCAAAAAAATATTCATATTCAAAACTTAACTAATTTAGTAGAACTTTTAGAAGCTGAAGGGATAAGAGACAAGATAATTTTGATATGCGGAGGGCCAAGAATTACTCATGAGCTTGCTAAAGAGCTTGGCTATGATGCTGGCTTTGGACCAGGAAAATATGCAGATGATGTTGCTACATTTGCTGTTAGTGAAATAGTTAGCAGAGGAATTGTTTAG
- a CDS encoding HDIG domain-containing metalloprotein yields the protein MSNYKPTREEALKLLKEFNKSDSLIKHALSVEAVMKHFAELFGEEDVEKWSIVGLVHDLDYEMYPEQHCVKTGEILRERNWPEDYVRAIQSHGYGICIDVEPKERMEKVLYTTDELTGLIAATALMRPSKSILDTELKSIKKKWKTKGFAAGVNRELIEGGAKMLDMELDKVIEETLKGMQKEAEAIGLKGNVDALV from the coding sequence ATGTCTAACTACAAACCAACAAGAGAAGAAGCTCTTAAACTTTTAAAAGAATTTAATAAAAGCGACAGCTTAATAAAGCACGCACTTTCAGTAGAAGCTGTTATGAAGCACTTCGCTGAACTTTTTGGTGAAGAAGATGTAGAGAAGTGGTCAATTGTAGGGTTGGTACACGACCTAGATTATGAAATGTATCCAGAGCAGCACTGCGTAAAAACTGGAGAGATACTCCGAGAAAGAAATTGGCCTGAAGATTATGTTCGTGCAATTCAAAGTCATGGATACGGAATTTGTATTGATGTGGAGCCAAAAGAAAGAATGGAAAAAGTACTTTATACAACAGACGAACTAACCGGTCTTATTGCTGCAACAGCGTTAATGAGACCTAGCAAAAGTATATTAGATACAGAATTAAAATCTATTAAGAAAAAATGGAAAACCAAGGGATTCGCTGCTGGAGTAAATAGAGAACTTATTGAAGGCGGAGCAAAAATGCTAGATATGGAGCTTGATAAAGTTATCGAGGAAACCTTAAAAGGCATGCAAAAGGAAGCTGAAGCTATAGGCTTAAAAGGAAATGTGGATGCTTTAGTGTAA
- a CDS encoding DUF3810 domain-containing protein, which yields MKKKLSIKLIVIMLSPIIFIANIITKRYPKFIENYYSTSANKGIRQLLSLITSIFPTSLAEFLIPSLFLILIVGFIFLLVKIKKGGFSEQVINLSTYVSVLYVLFMVLWGFNYNRLSFDKIAGLEITRSSKQELYDLCESLIDRANTLRGKVEENSQGVMTVSGGYKDVFKRAQKGYDKAAKLYPELGGKYGPPKKILVSKKMSYTGITGIYIPYTGEANVNINITDYMLPNTAAHEMAHQRGFAREDEANYIAYIACTMHPDADFQYSGVMLAIVYSMNALADVDRDMYKQLLKSYTPGVRRDINNDIEFWQKYKGKVEEVANKVNNTYLKSNGQQDGVQSYGRMVDLLLAEYKKEK from the coding sequence ATGAAGAAGAAATTAAGTATAAAATTAATTGTTATCATGCTTTCTCCAATAATATTTATAGCAAATATTATCACTAAAAGGTACCCCAAATTTATTGAGAACTATTACTCTACATCGGCTAATAAAGGTATAAGACAATTGCTGAGTTTAATAACTAGCATCTTTCCTACATCTCTAGCTGAGTTCTTAATACCTTCTTTATTTTTAATTTTAATTGTAGGCTTTATTTTTCTACTAGTTAAAATAAAAAAAGGTGGGTTTTCGGAGCAAGTAATTAATTTATCAACTTACGTTTCGGTGTTGTATGTTCTATTTATGGTTCTTTGGGGATTTAATTACAATAGGCTTTCCTTTGATAAAATAGCAGGATTAGAGATAACAAGATCTTCAAAGCAGGAGCTTTATGATCTCTGTGAAAGCCTTATAGACAGAGCTAATACATTGAGGGGAAAGGTAGAAGAGAACTCACAAGGAGTAATGACTGTTTCTGGTGGTTATAAGGATGTTTTTAAGCGAGCGCAAAAGGGATACGATAAGGCTGCAAAGTTATATCCAGAGCTTGGTGGAAAATATGGACCGCCAAAGAAAATATTAGTATCAAAAAAGATGTCCTATACAGGAATAACAGGAATATACATACCCTATACAGGAGAAGCAAATGTTAATATCAACATAACAGATTACATGCTTCCAAACACTGCAGCTCATGAGATGGCTCATCAAAGAGGCTTTGCAAGAGAGGATGAGGCAAATTACATTGCTTATATTGCCTGCACGATGCATCCTGATGCAGATTTTCAGTACTCAGGAGTAATGCTTGCTATTGTTTATTCTATGAATGCCTTAGCTGATGTGGACAGGGATATGTATAAGCAGCTTCTAAAAAGCTATACTCCTGGAGTTAGAAGGGATATAAATAATGATATAGAGTTTTGGCAGAAATATAAAGGAAAGGTTGAAGAGGTAGCTAATAAAGTAAACAACACCTATTTAAAATCTAATGGTCAACAGGATGGAGTACAAAGCTATGGAAGAATGGTAGATCTTCTGCTTGCTGAATACAAAAAAGAAAAATAA
- a CDS encoding hotdog fold domain-containing protein — translation MKAIIRVRMSMHDAHYGGNLVDGAKMLQLFGDVATELLIRNDGDEGLFRAYENVEFLAPVYAGDFIEAEGKIVGWGNTSRKMEFEARKVIVPRTDINDSAADLLEKPIVVCRATGTCVVPKDKQRKR, via the coding sequence TTGAAGGCAATTATCAGAGTTAGAATGAGCATGCATGATGCTCACTATGGTGGAAACTTAGTAGATGGTGCTAAGATGCTTCAACTTTTTGGAGATGTTGCTACTGAACTACTGATTAGAAACGATGGAGATGAAGGCTTGTTCAGGGCTTATGAAAATGTAGAATTTTTAGCGCCTGTTTATGCTGGAGACTTTATTGAGGCTGAAGGAAAAATTGTAGGTTGGGGAAACACTTCTAGAAAAATGGAGTTTGAAGCTAGAAAAGTTATTGTGCCTAGGACTGATATCAATGATTCAGCTGCAGATTTGCTTGAAAAGCCAATAGTTGTTTGCAGAGCTACAGGAACTTGCGTAGTTCCAAAGGATAAACAGAGAAAAAGATAA
- a CDS encoding GNAT family N-acetyltransferase, with product MNFINKMDNASAREISNWKYEHPYSMYSMDGSEECINELLDGSYYVVNNAKLEIIGFYCFGQSAQVPAGIRSGVYENKNFIDIGLGMNPDVCGKGKGYDFISRQIKFAESLFGTYRLRLTVAEFNKRAISVYTKAGFKQVNDFSRTNEQGTTKFIVMKLA from the coding sequence ATGAATTTTATAAATAAAATGGATAATGCAAGTGCGAGAGAAATATCTAATTGGAAATATGAACATCCATATTCCATGTATAGTATGGATGGAAGCGAAGAATGTATAAATGAACTTTTAGATGGTTCATACTATGTTGTTAACAACGCAAAGCTTGAAATAATAGGATTTTATTGCTTTGGTCAATCAGCTCAGGTGCCAGCAGGTATCAGGAGTGGAGTTTATGAAAATAAAAATTTTATAGATATAGGGTTAGGGATGAATCCTGATGTTTGTGGAAAAGGAAAAGGCTATGATTTTATAAGTAGGCAAATAAAGTTCGCTGAGTCCCTATTTGGAACATATAGACTTAGACTCACTGTTGCAGAATTTAACAAGAGGGCTATTAGCGTTTATACAAAAGCAGGTTTTAAGCAAGTAAACGATTTTAGTAGAACTAATGAACAAGGAACTACAAAGTTTATAGTTATGAAGCTTGCATAA
- a CDS encoding WecB/TagA/CpsF family glycosyltransferase: MSETVNVLGVSFNKITMKETVEIIESEIKSSRINPYHIVTGNPEIVLNYKEDKMLNNLINEADLITPDGIGIILASKWKRNSLPERVPGSDLLINILEKGSEEGWSFYFLGTDEDTNKKAVENIRAKYPKVIISGRHDGFFDKVKEENIIEEINKAKPDILVVALGAPRAEKWIYENKSRLNTKVAIGVGGMLDVIAGKVKRAPLIWQKMNLEWLYRLLRQPSRWRRQLALPLFAWKAFCEALSENSLKKN; the protein is encoded by the coding sequence ATGAGTGAAACTGTTAATGTTTTAGGTGTATCTTTTAATAAAATCACCATGAAGGAAACTGTTGAAATAATTGAAAGTGAAATAAAAAGCAGTAGAATAAATCCATATCATATTGTAACGGGGAATCCTGAAATAGTTTTAAATTATAAAGAAGATAAAATGTTAAATAATCTTATCAATGAAGCTGACTTGATTACTCCAGATGGAATAGGAATAATATTAGCTTCAAAATGGAAAAGAAATAGTCTTCCAGAGAGAGTTCCAGGCTCAGATCTATTAATAAATATTTTAGAAAAAGGCAGTGAAGAAGGCTGGTCTTTTTACTTTTTAGGCACTGATGAAGACACTAATAAAAAGGCTGTAGAGAATATACGAGCTAAATATCCCAAGGTTATTATAAGCGGAAGGCATGATGGATTTTTTGATAAGGTGAAAGAAGAAAATATAATTGAAGAAATCAATAAGGCTAAGCCAGATATCTTGGTGGTAGCACTAGGCGCTCCTCGTGCTGAAAAGTGGATTTATGAGAATAAGAGTAGGCTTAATACAAAAGTAGCTATTGGTGTAGGGGGGATGCTTGACGTTATTGCTGGGAAGGTAAAACGTGCTCCACTTATATGGCAGAAGATGAATCTTGAATGGCTTTACAGGCTGCTTCGTCAACCCTCCAGATGGAGAAGACAGCTTGCTCTACCTTTGTTTGCTTGGAAGGCATTTTGCGAAGCTTTAAGCGAAAATAGTTTAAAGAAAAATTAA
- the ablA gene encoding lysine 2,3-aminomutase, translating to MKVNRRLELFRDIPDEQWNDWKWQVRNRIETLEELKKYFPLTGEEEEGIKKCLVNFRMAITPYYLSLININDKHDPIRKQAIPTAFETTRSGADLVDPLHEDGDSPVPGLTHRYPDRALLLVTDQCSMYCRHCTRRRFAGCNDSAMPMTQIDNAINYIAKTQAIRDVLISGGDPLLLSDDRLEYIIKRLREIPHVEIVRIGSRVPVVMPQRITEDLVNMLKKYHPVWLNTHFNHPNEITEDSKRACELLSNAGIPLGNQSVLLRGVNDCVHVMKKLVHELVKIRVRPYYIYQCDLSLGLSHFRTTVSKGIEIVEGLRGHTSGFCVPTFVVDAPGGGGKIPVMPNYVVSQGYNKVILRNFEGVITTYDEPEYYTPGCSCEVCRGEREAVRVGVAGLLNDQQMALEPEGLERKKRKKKSVDELALTV from the coding sequence ATGAAAGTAAATAGAAGACTTGAACTCTTTAGAGACATACCTGATGAACAGTGGAATGATTGGAAGTGGCAGGTTAGAAATAGGATTGAAACTTTAGAAGAATTAAAAAAGTATTTTCCCTTAACTGGAGAAGAGGAAGAAGGGATTAAGAAGTGCTTAGTTAATTTTAGGATGGCAATAACACCTTACTATTTATCTCTTATAAATATAAATGATAAGCATGATCCTATAAGAAAACAAGCAATTCCAACCGCTTTTGAAACCACGAGGTCTGGAGCAGATTTAGTTGACCCTCTTCATGAGGATGGAGATTCACCGGTTCCAGGATTAACTCACAGATATCCTGACAGAGCCCTGCTGCTTGTTACGGATCAATGCTCCATGTACTGCAGGCATTGTACTAGGAGGCGTTTTGCAGGATGTAATGATTCAGCTATGCCTATGACTCAAATAGACAATGCAATAAACTATATTGCAAAAACCCAAGCAATAAGAGATGTTCTTATATCTGGTGGAGATCCTTTACTGCTGTCAGATGATAGGCTTGAGTATATTATTAAAAGACTTAGAGAAATTCCACATGTAGAAATAGTAAGAATAGGATCAAGAGTACCTGTAGTTATGCCCCAAAGGATAACTGAGGATTTGGTTAATATGCTTAAAAAATATCATCCTGTTTGGCTTAACACTCATTTTAATCATCCAAATGAAATTACAGAGGATTCAAAGAGAGCCTGCGAGCTTTTATCTAATGCAGGCATACCACTTGGAAATCAATCTGTATTGCTGCGTGGAGTTAATGATTGTGTTCATGTTATGAAAAAGCTTGTTCATGAGCTTGTTAAGATAAGAGTGAGACCATACTATATTTATCAGTGTGATTTATCCTTAGGACTTAGCCATTTTAGAACTACAGTTTCAAAGGGGATTGAGATAGTAGAAGGGTTAAGAGGTCATACTTCAGGTTTTTGCGTGCCAACCTTTGTGGTTGATGCTCCAGGGGGAGGAGGAAAGATACCTGTTATGCCTAACTATGTAGTTTCACAAGGTTATAACAAGGTAATTTTAAGAAATTTTGAAGGTGTAATAACTACCTATGATGAGCCTGAGTATTATACTCCAGGCTGCAGCTGTGAGGTTTGCAGAGGGGAACGTGAGGCAGTTAGGGTAGGAGTAGCGGGATTATTAAATGACCAGCAAATGGCTCTTGAACCAGAGGGACTTGAAAGGAAAAAGAGAAAGAAGAAGTCGGTCGATGAATTGGCGCTGACGGTCTAA
- a CDS encoding 3-keto-5-aminohexanoate cleavage protein gives MDKLIITAAICGAEVTKEQNPNVPYTVEEIGREAEAAYKAGASIIHLHVRYDDGTPTQDKERFRLCMEEIKRRCPDVIVQPSTGGAVGMSIEERLQPVELLPEMATLDCGTCNFGGDDIFVNTENMIKAFGDKMISLGIKPEVEVFDKGMIDMAVRLQKKGYIKAPMHFNFVMGVNGGISAEPRDFTFMKDSIPHGSTFTVSGIGRNEFPMAVMSIISGGHVRVGFEDNVYLSKGVLAKSNGELVEKVVRLAKELGREIASPAETRQILSLKI, from the coding sequence ATGGATAAATTAATAATTACAGCTGCAATTTGTGGAGCAGAAGTAACAAAAGAACAAAATCCTAATGTACCTTATACGGTAGAAGAAATAGGAAGAGAAGCGGAAGCAGCCTATAAAGCAGGAGCAAGTATAATTCATCTTCATGTTAGGTATGATGATGGAACTCCTACTCAGGATAAGGAAAGATTTAGACTGTGTATGGAAGAGATAAAGAGGAGATGTCCAGATGTAATTGTTCAACCTTCAACTGGTGGGGCAGTTGGAATGAGTATTGAGGAAAGGCTTCAACCTGTTGAACTTCTTCCTGAGATGGCAACGCTAGATTGTGGAACCTGCAATTTTGGTGGAGACGATATTTTTGTTAATACAGAAAATATGATAAAAGCCTTTGGTGATAAAATGATAAGCCTTGGAATAAAGCCGGAAGTTGAAGTTTTTGATAAGGGAATGATTGATATGGCAGTGAGACTTCAAAAGAAAGGGTATATTAAGGCGCCAATGCATTTTAATTTTGTTATGGGGGTAAATGGTGGGATAAGTGCAGAACCTAGAGACTTTACTTTTATGAAAGATAGTATTCCACATGGCAGCACCTTTACAGTTTCAGGCATAGGGAGAAATGAATTTCCTATGGCGGTGATGTCTATAATCTCTGGAGGTCACGTTAGAGTTGGTTTTGAAGATAACGTTTACTTATCAAAAGGTGTGCTTGCTAAATCAAATGGGGAACTTGTAGAAAAAGTTGTGAGACTTGCTAAGGAACTTGGAAGAGAGATTGCAAGCCCAGCAGAGACAAGACAAATACTTAGCCTAAAAATATAA
- a CDS encoding MutS-related protein: MTPFGVELKNEIKPFREKKVLEQEFNNIEAFIGALLKYKVSIDEIERVFCRVKDLRNTLRRLRSSITLDDVELYELKYFSILVEEAISAYEKMNLNINTIKFVPLKDIIHILDPDNKKLPTFYIYDSYSENLKKIRSEKRRLEEQIYREKDTAKQIKLKSDRLEVVILEEEEELNVRKRLTEELISYTEAIENDIEALGKLDILIAKAKLAVKYNAVKPHIAEDMNINFKDMFNPEIVEILEKRHKKFTPISIELNSGATVITGANMGGKSVALKTIVLNLLLGQCGFYVFAKEGHFPVLGFIYFISDDLQSVTQGLSTFGAEIVAFKQAAEAVKHINGFMALDEFARGTNPKEGFYLVKSLCKYLNNYKSISVISTHYDGTAEDNMTHYQVVGLKNIDFNALKNKIDLNKKNSISIIQEHMDYRLEKVIKDQEVPKDALNISILLGLQEEIIDIAKGYYNSCVQKRDTRGVGINNSYVQKRNTRGI; the protein is encoded by the coding sequence ATGACTCCCTTTGGAGTTGAACTGAAAAATGAAATAAAACCTTTTAGGGAAAAGAAAGTCTTAGAACAAGAGTTTAACAATATTGAGGCTTTTATTGGTGCTCTTCTGAAATATAAAGTGAGTATAGACGAGATTGAAAGAGTGTTTTGCAGAGTTAAGGATTTAAGAAATACATTAAGAAGATTAAGGAGTAGTATTACTTTAGATGATGTTGAGTTATATGAACTTAAGTATTTTTCAATTCTGGTAGAAGAAGCAATATCAGCTTATGAGAAAATGAATTTAAATATAAACACTATAAAGTTTGTTCCCTTAAAAGATATAATCCATATATTGGATCCAGACAATAAAAAGCTACCAACATTTTATATATATGATAGTTATTCAGAAAATCTAAAGAAAATAAGAAGTGAAAAAAGAAGACTTGAAGAACAGATTTATAGGGAAAAGGATACTGCAAAACAAATTAAATTAAAAAGCGATAGATTAGAGGTAGTGATTCTTGAAGAAGAGGAAGAACTAAATGTCAGAAAGCGTCTTACGGAAGAACTTATAAGTTATACAGAGGCCATAGAAAATGATATAGAAGCTTTAGGAAAATTAGATATTTTAATTGCTAAAGCTAAGCTTGCTGTAAAATACAATGCAGTTAAGCCGCATATTGCTGAGGATATGAATATTAATTTTAAGGATATGTTTAATCCTGAGATAGTTGAAATTCTAGAAAAGAGGCATAAAAAATTTACTCCTATAAGTATTGAGCTTAATTCAGGTGCGACAGTTATAACTGGAGCTAATATGGGTGGAAAGTCTGTAGCGTTAAAAACTATAGTGTTAAATCTGTTGCTTGGACAATGTGGTTTTTATGTGTTTGCTAAAGAAGGACATTTTCCTGTGCTTGGATTCATATATTTTATTTCTGATGATCTCCAATCTGTTACACAGGGGTTAAGCACCTTTGGAGCAGAAATAGTGGCCTTCAAGCAAGCTGCAGAAGCAGTTAAACATATAAATGGTTTTATGGCTCTTGATGAGTTTGCAAGGGGAACCAATCCTAAGGAAGGCTTTTATTTGGTTAAATCGCTATGCAAGTACTTAAATAACTATAAAAGCATAAGCGTTATTTCAACGCACTATGATGGTACTGCTGAGGATAATATGACTCATTATCAGGTAGTAGGGCTTAAAAATATAGACTTTAATGCTCTTAAAAATAAAATTGACCTAAACAAGAAAAACTCTATTTCTATTATACAGGAACATATGGATTATAGGCTTGAAAAGGTAATTAAGGACCAGGAAGTTCCAAAGGATGCATTAAATATATCAATACTATTAGGCCTTCAAGAGGAAATCATAGATATAGCCAAAGGTTATTATAATTCCTGCGTGCAAAAAAGGGATACAAGGGGCGTAGGAATTAATAATTCATACGTGCAAAAAAGGAATACAAGGGGGATATAG
- a CDS encoding lysine 5,6-aminomutase subunit alpha produces the protein MNSKLNLNLDLVNKSRQAAHKIAQDTQEFIDRHTTVTVERTICRLLGVDGVDEFGVPLPNVIVDNIKSNNGLPLGAAFYLGNAVVNTKLSIQEIAIKVSKGELNLTKLPIVDMFDIRLAIDTVARDTVEKIKKNRNLRGDYLQRFGDKEGPYLYVIVATGNIYEDITQAVAAAKQGADVIAVIRTTGQSLLDYVPYGATTEGFGGTFATQENFRLMRNALDEVGEELGRYVRLCNYCSGLCMPEIAAMGALERLDVMLNDALYGILFRDINMKRTLVDQYFSRIINGFAGVIINTGEDNYLTTADAVEEAHTVLASQFINEQFALLAGLPEEQMGLGHAFEINPELKNGFLFELSQAQMAREIFPKAPLKYMPPTKFMTGNIFKGHIQDALFNIVTILTNQKIHLLGMLTEAIHTPFMSDRALAIENVKYIFNTMAELGEEINFKENGIIQNRANEVLEKACSLLEDIQSIGLFKTLEKGIFAGIKRPIDGGKGLDGVIEKDRNYFNPFVSLMLGKEEV, from the coding sequence ATGAATAGTAAGCTGAATTTGAATTTAGACTTGGTTAATAAAAGCAGACAAGCGGCTCACAAGATAGCACAAGATACCCAAGAATTTATAGACAGGCATACAACAGTAACCGTTGAAAGAACGATTTGCAGGCTCTTAGGAGTTGATGGAGTAGATGAGTTTGGAGTACCGCTTCCTAATGTTATTGTTGATAATATTAAAAGCAATAACGGACTTCCACTAGGAGCAGCATTTTACTTAGGAAATGCTGTAGTTAATACGAAGCTTAGCATACAAGAAATAGCTATCAAAGTTTCTAAAGGGGAGCTGAATTTAACTAAATTACCTATTGTGGATATGTTTGATATAAGGCTTGCTATAGATACCGTAGCAAGGGATACTGTTGAAAAAATAAAGAAGAACAGAAATTTAAGAGGAGATTATTTACAAAGATTTGGTGATAAGGAAGGACCCTATTTATATGTAATTGTTGCTACTGGAAACATTTATGAGGATATAACCCAAGCTGTAGCAGCAGCTAAGCAGGGGGCAGATGTTATAGCAGTTATAAGAACCACAGGTCAAAGCCTCCTAGACTACGTTCCTTATGGGGCAACTACTGAGGGTTTTGGTGGAACATTTGCCACTCAAGAAAATTTTAGACTTATGAGAAATGCACTTGATGAAGTGGGAGAAGAGCTTGGAAGGTATGTAAGACTTTGCAATTACTGTTCAGGACTTTGCATGCCTGAGATAGCAGCTATGGGAGCCTTAGAAAGGCTTGATGTGATGCTTAACGATGCTTTATACGGTATATTGTTTAGAGACATAAACATGAAGAGAACCCTTGTAGATCAGTATTTTTCAAGAATAATAAATGGCTTTGCAGGAGTTATTATAAATACTGGTGAGGATAACTATCTGACCACTGCAGATGCAGTAGAAGAAGCTCATACAGTGCTTGCATCACAATTTATAAACGAGCAATTTGCTCTTTTAGCTGGTCTTCCAGAAGAACAAATGGGGTTAGGTCATGCTTTTGAAATAAATCCAGAGCTTAAAAATGGATTTTTATTTGAACTTTCACAGGCTCAGATGGCAAGGGAAATATTCCCTAAGGCACCTCTTAAATATATGCCTCCAACTAAATTTATGACCGGAAATATATTTAAAGGTCATATTCAGGATGCTTTGTTTAATATAGTGACTATACTTACAAATCAGAAGATTCACCTTCTAGGAATGTTAACTGAGGCTATTCACACTCCTTTTATGTCTGATAGAGCCTTAGCTATAGAAAACGTTAAGTATATTTTTAATACTATGGCTGAATTAGGGGAAGAAATCAATTTTAAGGAAAATGGAATAATTCAAAATAGAGCAAACGAAGTTTTGGAAAAAGCCTGCAGTCTTTTAGAAGATATCCAATCCATAGGGTTATTTAAGACACTAGAGAAAGGGATATTTGCAGGAATAAAAAGACCTATAGACGGTGGAAAAGGACTTGATGGAGTTATAGAAAAGGATAGAAATTATTTTAATCCATTTGTTAGCCTTATGCTTGGAAAGGAGGAAGTGTAA
- a CDS encoding L-erythro-3,5-diaminohexanoate dehydrogenase translates to MEKGCKYGTHRVIEPKGVLPQAAQKICNDMNIYSNEILIDVQALNIDSASFTQLEQEANGDIEKIKAKILEIVSERGKMQNPVTGSGGMLIGTIAQIGEDLQGRDLKVGDKIASLVSLSLTPLKIEEITDIKCEIDRVEVRAKAILFESGIYAKLPDDMTENLALAALDVAGAPAQAAKLVKPGQSVLVLGAAGKSGMLCCYESMKRVGPTGRVIAMVRKEEQARKLLDWGLCHKAIISDAQKPVDVLNKTLDANNGKEVDISISCVNIPNTEMSCILPVKDEGIVYFFSMATSFTKAALGAEGIGKDVNMIIGNGYTKDHAEITLAELRESETLRKIFEELYV, encoded by the coding sequence ATGGAAAAGGGATGTAAATACGGAACACATAGGGTTATTGAACCAAAAGGAGTGCTGCCTCAGGCTGCGCAAAAAATATGTAATGATATGAATATATACAGCAATGAAATACTTATTGATGTTCAAGCGCTTAATATTGATTCAGCTAGTTTTACCCAATTAGAGCAGGAAGCTAATGGTGATATTGAAAAGATTAAAGCTAAAATTTTAGAGATAGTAAGTGAAAGAGGAAAGATGCAAAACCCTGTGACTGGTTCTGGAGGAATGCTGATTGGAACTATAGCTCAAATAGGCGAAGATTTACAAGGAAGAGATTTAAAAGTTGGAGATAAAATAGCCTCACTAGTTTCACTTTCTCTTACTCCATTAAAAATTGAAGAAATTACAGATATAAAATGTGAGATAGATAGAGTTGAAGTTAGGGCAAAAGCAATATTATTTGAAAGTGGTATTTATGCAAAGCTTCCAGATGATATGACTGAAAACTTGGCGCTTGCAGCTTTAGACGTAGCAGGAGCCCCAGCTCAAGCTGCAAAATTAGTTAAGCCAGGACAAAGCGTATTGGTTCTTGGTGCAGCAGGAAAATCAGGTATGCTTTGCTGCTATGAGTCTATGAAGAGAGTGGGACCAACAGGAAGAGTTATAGCTATGGTTAGAAAAGAGGAACAAGCTAGGAAGCTTTTAGATTGGGGATTATGCCATAAAGCAATAATAAGCGATGCCCAAAAGCCAGTGGATGTTCTTAATAAAACCTTAGATGCGAACAATGGTAAGGAAGTTGATATTTCCATAAGCTGCGTTAATATTCCTAACACAGAGATGTCCTGCATACTTCCTGTTAAGGATGAAGGAATAGTTTACTTCTTCTCTATGGCAACAAGCTTTACAAAGGCAGCTCTTGGAGCTGAAGGTATTGGCAAGGATGTAAATATGATTATAGGAAACGGCTATACAAAAGATCACGCTGAAATAACTTTAGCTGAACTTAGAGAAAGTGAAACCTTAAGAAAAATCTTTGAAGAGTTATATGTTTAA